DNA from Toxoplasma gondii ME49 chromosome X, whole genome shotgun sequence:
gctctgccgctcttcccttctccctctcgatGCCCTCGCTCTTGGTGCTCCTCCAGCACCTCGAAGAAAACGTCGCGCCGTCTGTCCTTCAACTTGCGCGCGTCTTCCAAGTCGTCGTGCGCCAGTTCTACCAAGCGCACCcgctcgcgtttctctgtcgcggctTCGACGACGTCTTGCCcctcttgcatgcagcggaagagcagacagaaCGCGAAGCGTCGCGCGCtgcgggagagcgagaagactcagagggagagagccCCACAGGAGACAAccgaaacgcagaaagaggCAAGAGCAAGAACGCGAACGACCGCGAGTCAAtaagggagaaggagagagagacggaaagcatggaagcgaaggaggcgcgGCTTGAGCAGGACGAAGCATGTATCACCACTGCGGAGCCATCGCTGTTCtcggaggagaaagaaaaacgcgaagacgcgaaacgcCTGCAGACGCGTGCGTCCCGCTTGCTCAACAAGTGGACTCGACGCACAGagctcctcgctttctcctccatcACAGATGATCATATTCGGCTCCTCACGCAGCTGCTCCGGAACGCGAccgaggtgtacgtacacctcgtGGCCTCCCAGCAACACGGCGGCTTCTTTTTTGACCGCTGTTGTTGGCAACAGGAACAGCTTCTACAGAAAAGTGCCTCTGTGCTCGGAGGCGCGGGGCCGCGAGTGTCGCCGCTGTCGCGTCGATCCCGCCCTggcaaagaaaacgaggaatcagaggaggaagaagaaaaaacgaagagacagcccTCGGGCGACGGAGCCGCGATGCTCGCGAAACTCAACGacccgctgcatgcaagacaAAGCGGTTCGCGCCTCACTGAGTCCTCCACCTCCAGTTCTTCCtgtgcttctttctctgcttctccctcttctgctcctccctcttctcctcctcccttgtcttcttctcgctcttcttttccttcttttcttccaggGTGTCGGCGTTCGGGCGCTTGTGTGTCGCGTCGAGCGGTGTTGGCGCTGCTGCGCGCGTGGTGGGGCGGCCGGGGGTTGTCgattttttctcgtctgcaaGAAGATTTTCGCGAGCGAAGGAGCGCGTTGGAGAGGCAGCGCGTCAGTCTGAAGGCGCGGGAAGCcgcggacgaagagaagctgcgtCGCGAGGAGCGCGACACCAACATGGCGCTGATTTGTCGGGAGATCCTCCCCCAGGCCGTAGGCGAGTTGGCGGAGCGCCGCGTCGGAGTCGCGCTCGCCTtccggcttcttctgcttcttcagcagcagctggagcgccagaggagaagcgggagaacgGGGACCGAGGAGAGCGACTTCAGCTACTTGCTGCCTGGCGCCGTGCCTGGCGCCGCGCCTGACGCCTCTGAAGCGTCGCGGGCTTCacgtcgagagaagaagcctcaAGGTGACACACCCGCGACGGCGGCGGCGACTGCGAAGCGCCGGCCAGGCGGGAAGCCAAAACGCGCGAAGCAGgcaagaacggagacagagaaggagacagacgataTGCCCAACGACGACAAAGACGAGCAGGGATCCGGGGCCTTTTCAGACGAAGAGGGCGACGAGACAGGGGACGCGCGGGACTGCTGGTGGCGCGGAGCCGCCGAAGCAGAAAGCGGAACTCGAGCGATGATCGATGAACTTGAAAGACTTCTCGGAGTCCACGAAGAAAatgcctgtctcctgcggAAAACGCGGCCGCAGCAACGCGTTCAAGAAAGTCAGTCTCCAGGATACCATCCAGAGAACGGGATCCACGGTGTCGACACGGATTTTCTCGAAGCTGCAAAAATGTAAATTACATAACTATAATTACATGTGCAGGTCGATAGAGAGCTTAAATGTACATATGAAGATAGACAGATCTACGTGTGTATTTTTGaagcgcgaaaaagaagcaggcAATCACTGTAGATCGAAACTCGAGACATGGATAACGGTAGGGAACTCGATCAAGAGGGAGGTGCCTAGAGGGActgggtgtgtgtgtgccgaGGCGCCTTTCTTGTTGGGTGTTGCCCCGTTGCTAgcttttcgtctgtttccctGTCTTTTTTCGCAGTGGCGCGAGCTTGCCGAAACGTAGGAGAAGATCTTCACCGCTTGTTGGGGACTCTGTATGAGGACTTGGCAGTTGCGGCTCCAGCTCGAGTGTTCCACGATTGCGGCGGCTTCGCGGAGGGAGGCATCGCAGATCCGTCGGCcttgtcgcttcctctgaaACTCTTTTTCCAGCAGGGGCACCGCGagctgtgtctcctccgtctcttcctggCGGCTAGGTCTTCCCCCGATTCGGTTCCGGATgcgtcgggtgtacatacagccgagattttgcatgcactcgacaACCTGCGACTCCTGGTTGGCGAGCTGGACGAGGCGTCACTGGCGCTTGCAGCAGGACCGAAGCGCGAGAGCTGCGCGGTCTTCTTGCCGAGTAGAAAAAGGActtccgtttctccgctCCGAGAGGCGGGGAGCGAGGCGGCGTGGGGTGTATGTTCAGCCGGCAGGCCGAGGAAAGCCTTCGGGTCGGtcgcctcgctttcttccccgGACGCAGCGCCTCTGGGCGCGGCTGCGCCGAGCCGCAAAAGCGCcggggacggagagaaggagaccaTGCCGTCTCTCGCTCAGCTGTACACGCTGAAGCTGCGTTTCTTACACGTTGTTGAggagctgctgcttcttcttcttctcccgctgccCTCTTGGCATCCCCTGGGCACTGAGCTGGCTGTGTGGGGCGGGTCGCTCGCTATCGAGGTGGCGGCCGCGGGCCTCGCGCTTCCCTCTGCAAAGGAGCTGGGCGGGCGTCGCGCGGAGCGTCAACTCGTCTCAGCTGCTCAAACAGTCTGTGCGCGATTGGAGCCGATTCCGCAGCGAGAGACTTTGGAGCACTTGGCGATCGTCAATCCGTTCTACCTTCAGCAGTTCGAGGACTctgaggacgaggagacgcccAGCCGAGCCGGCAGCCAGACCCCGCACGACGCGGCGTCACCTGTGCTGTTGGAAGACGTCTCTGTGGTGTACCGACTCCTGGGCGACGCAGGGAAACGCGTAGGGATGTGGGATCTCTTTTGCGCCTTTTGCCGGGAGACGCTCGAAGGGCGTATAGCCCAGGAAGCGGCGAAGTTgggagacaacgcagagacaattgaggaggagaagcgcgggCGCAGCCGCGAAAGaggcagggagaagaagatgcagggGAAGCACTTCGAATTCGAGGTCCTAAGCAAAAtggaagacgagggaaatGCCAACGCTGGACAGACCTCCCAAACTCTTGCGGGTGCCGCagcctcctctgcctcggctgtctcctctgtctccttgcctcCGGTGAATCTTCTGCAGCAGCTTCAGTTTCGCTTCGCGGTGGCTGTGGGGTCTCTGGACCATCAACTGGGTCTGCTGCGACTTCCGACTGCAGGGGCGTTTGCGGCAGCTGCTGAGCAGGCTCTCGTGGGAGGCcaaggcgaagacggcgagCTTCTGTTTGCGTGCGAGGGCGAACCTGAGGAAATcccggaggaagagaaggacggagaaaGCAAGCCGAGTGACTCGCgtgcgtggagagagaaaagcaaagggAAACGGGGCCCTTCGCGCTTTGCCCGAAaaagagtcgaagaagacagcgaagccgaAGTCGCCAAGGAAGTTCAAGACGAACTCCGACAAATGAAGGAGCTGCTCCACGGGGTGTATGCACACCGCACACAGTTCGGAACCGTGTACGTACGGGACTGCCAGCGAGAGAtccaggaagaggagacggaggatgcgccgaaactggagaagaaacgcagacgcagaaagacgaccaacgcgaaaaagagaagaaaccgaatGGAGGATTCTTCGTAAACGCGGTGACAAATAAAGTCTGTGAATCCCTCgacatatctatatatctagaGGTAGATGATTGTGTGGAGATCATCAGTAGGGCTTGAAAGGAGACGTTattctcttgttttttctttatctcagaagacgacagaaaaTGAGGCGACACGTATTTGACGAGTGTGTCGTTTCGTCGCGCTGTCGTTGGTTGAACAGGCGCGAGTTCAtcctgagaaaaacgacgagaCGTTGCTATGCTTTGTCAAACTTGCACATCGTTTTGGATGTTTCGGACCCAGGGAGACTTGACGCGAGTTGCTGTCGACGTCGCCTGTCTATCCGCGCCAGTTTAGTTTTTACTTGGTGACGCTTCAGGAAACTCGCAAAATCCTCTCAGAGGGGTCGCGCTGGTTGTGTGTGCCTGAGTTCTATTTTCTCAACCGGAGTGCGACAGGCGAGCTGCAAATCCGTGGACGCTTTGCCCGTTTTCCTTTCGGAATGCATGACCTTGACTCACAGTCTCCAGCTTGAAAAAGGTTTCTGCTCCTCGTCGGGAGCTGAGTCACTTCCAAGGCAACAGTGCAGGCTTTCTGGTTGGCAGGGTAAGATGGAGGAGTCTCGAAACGAACGTGCTCCTACCAAGAAGGGAACTAGAGCATTTGTctcctatatatatatatatatatatgaatataatatatatatatatatgaatataatatatatatatatatgaatataatatatatatatatatgaatataatatatatatatatatatatatatatgaatataatatatatatatatatatatatgtaattcGGTGTCGGCCTTTGTCGCTTAGTCAAACGTGATCTGATGACTAGTGTTGTGTTGCAAGGACTGGGATGCAAATGTGTTTGCCAAGAAGAGTGAAATACCGCACAGCATCTGGCTTGCATTCCCGGTGGTTTTTTGCAAGAAATACGACAACCTAGAACCTGCGTTCTCATTGTATTCTTCAGGTGATAACAAGACTTGATGCACGCTTTCTAGAGTGTCACTGATGTTTGGGCGTGTACATGCTAGCTCCACAAAAAAGCCATCCAGCGAGTTTTTCTCTGGCAGCAAAACACCTAAACGGTTATCCGTGTTTATAGCAGTGAACTGTCTCATTTTCCCGACCGAaacgctgtctctctgcctcatATTACTACAGCAtctcttctcgtttgctCCGAGTCGCGCTGAGAgcgtttatatatatatatatatatataagcagATTCAATATAGTACCTCGAAATGGGTTTGTGTACTTCGTACGTCTGTTGAAAGTTCAGTTTTCATCTTACGTTGGGGTAGTAAAAGGATACATGTACGGATGGAGATCTAGCGTGTAAAAGGGGAGCTGGAACCGAGTGAGTCGCTGTTGCATGGTCCACACGAGTCACTCGGACCTGGTCACACTAATCTTTGCACATGTCACTTCCACACATCCTCCGATACAGACAGCACATTTATCATCTCGATAGGAGAGGGAGCGCTGGCGACAGCAGTCGTTTCTGACATGTCTGACAGCACATTTGTCTCGCGGGGCTCCGATCGTCTCGACCGGAGCGTGCCGCATATGCATCACTGAGACGTTGGTCGTCTTTCGAAGGGTTTCGTTTGCTTTGTTCCCCAAACTCAAACGCGTTCACGGGGGAGTCCACACAAATCTAAGCAGACAGCTACAGACTTGCTGGAACGGCAAAAGAGGTGTGTTGAACCTCGGCAGTATACATACGATTCACAGGAGGGGCGAA
Protein-coding regions in this window:
- a CDS encoding hypothetical protein (encoded by transcript TGME49_226890) — encoded protein: MAPAPPFGVFFASAGEERFPDASQSEREPKENAPSFLAYRILPPLSATIPPLSSRAPHPVVSQGACAASRHHPPLVRHLLDNSIPLPQQLASLLPPEEHSSASDSSSLISAAALPGSSACAASEGAREACGARAPASDSPTKCLDTPTETRRRLRSAKTPVSPRVSKSALTSSSNASSSWTSSSGAPSSSTCSSSVSSSPPSGVSHHNTARFAPLLQYASSPQPPSLLIPPFFSSPATPQRSATALQSELASSALRCRAAELQHRRLLRALAAAVYRAVQPHAANLASIIQVHALAAAADLHASASNEIEARLSGDLPESFGLHGFDLNGHGASPSLFSSPVLSSSSSPFPSSFSPFSLDGGGGASPLSPFAEKTRPETFTSQRGNVFFRGRRGDVFDFLPVVVAAAGVDAGDHRLAVQLLNFECMRRSRLSWRRWRRRQLLSRKASEASDEDSAGEKTVRRSRRDEDASERQDGVFFFRAAVLRASECSCLAAAVQSIYQQLTSMACCALSQSGKNSLVLPFAPDSQRGSRASRADAEAAHSLFSTVSEQMEEAFFPLLSAALSHEDISTAGAWSVSPKAQCTYSKSLEGLLFPRLDPKGEAPLFPAGTGEEEGDGSSLPGDSSLLAAKRFDGICEKLEVWWRGLNIFPENGRMTKSRGRRDKLGVDTLLEEGSLRRAKTRRQKQMKELWGSSDEEVEQEAEAAEASDELPDENESGEPSRAGSPSPLPCAATSVSPSSSEPQETPEASSQPAVSPPLSVGTSVFRPVCLSRRGEGGREGSDSVQVSSAVLLVVLEETEAFPLPLLSSLLHLLSILRMQCRMPFLVVAAASSSSAIRQFLCDSRATNSLAVEAATLLQPSLVQQQIVNLLLACSAALPFSLSMPSLLVLLQHLEENVAPSVLQLARVFQVVVRQFYQAHPLAFLCRGFDDVLPLLHAAEEQTEREASRAAGEREDSEGESPTGDNRNAERGKSKNANDRESIREKERETESMEAKEARLEQDEACITTAEPSLFSEEKEKREDAKRLQTRASRLLNKWTRRTELLAFSSITDDHIRLLTQLLRNATEVYVHLVASQQHGGFFFDRCCWQQEQLLQKSASVLGGAGPRVSPLSRRSRPGKENEESEEEEEKTKRQPSGDGAAMLAKLNDPLHARQSGSRLTESSTSSSSCASFSASPSSAPPSSPPPLSSSRSSFPSFLPGCRRSGACVSRRAVLALLRAWWGGRGLSIFSRLQEDFRERRSALERQRVSLKAREAADEEKLRREERDTNMALICREILPQAVGELAERRVGVALAFRLLLLLQQQLERQRRSGRTGTEESDFSYLLPGAVPGAAPDASEASRASRREKKPQGDTPATAAATAKRRPGGKPKRAKQARTETEKETDDMPNDDKDEQGSGAFSDEEGDETGDARDCWWRGAAEAESGTRAMIDELERLLGVHEENACLLRKTRPQQRVQEMARACRNVGEDLHRLLGTLYEDLAVAAPARVFHDCGGFAEGGIADPSALSLPLKLFFQQGHRELCLLRLFLAARSSPDSVPDASGVHTAEILHALDNLRLLVGELDEASLALAAGPKRESCAVFLPSRKRTSVSPLREAGSEAAWGVCSAGRPRKAFGSVASLSSPDAAPLGAAAPSRKSAGDGEKETMPSLAQLYTLKLRFLHVVEELLLLLLLPLPSWHPLGTELAVWGGSLAIEVAAAGLALPSAKELGGRRAERQLVSAAQTVCARLEPIPQRETLEHLAIVNPFYLQQFEDSEDEETPSRAGSQTPHDAASPVLLEDVSVVYRLLGDAGKRVGMWDLFCAFCRETLEGRIAQEAAKLGDNAETIEEEKRGRSRERGREKKMQGKHFEFEVLSKMEDEGNANAGQTSQTLAGAAASSASAVSSVSLPPVNLLQQLQFRFAVAVGSLDHQLGLLRLPTAGAFAAAAEQALVGGQGEDGELLFACEGEPEEIPEEEKDGESKPSDSRAWREKSKGKRGPSRFARKRVEEDSEAEVAKEVQDELRQMKELLHGVYAHRTQFGTVYVRDCQREIQEEETEDAPKLEKKRRRRKTTNAKKRRNRMEDSS